Proteins co-encoded in one Tautonia rosea genomic window:
- a CDS encoding acetolactate synthase, whose protein sequence is MSLGEGGGESGLGFETLEGYSWPTITQFSVFLENRVGQLLELVRSFTGTKVRIAGLSIADSADCCIVRIMLSHSEQGREILQKSELPFAENELLVAELTAGSRTLGDICTALLQGEVNIHYAYPLIVHPHGRAAVAMHIDNVELAGQILRDTGFEVICEADLRT, encoded by the coding sequence ATGAGTCTGGGCGAAGGAGGAGGCGAGAGCGGTCTGGGGTTTGAGACCCTGGAAGGCTACTCGTGGCCGACGATTACGCAATTCTCCGTTTTCCTGGAGAATCGGGTCGGTCAATTGCTAGAACTGGTCCGATCGTTCACCGGCACGAAGGTCCGAATCGCCGGGCTTTCGATCGCGGACTCGGCCGATTGCTGCATCGTTCGGATCATGCTCAGTCATAGCGAGCAAGGGCGAGAGATTCTGCAGAAATCCGAGCTGCCGTTTGCCGAGAACGAGTTGCTTGTGGCAGAGCTGACCGCCGGCTCAAGGACGCTGGGGGATATCTGCACCGCCTTGCTTCAAGGGGAGGTGAATATCCACTACGCCTACCCCTTGATCGTCCACCCCCACGGTCGAGCCGCGGTGGCAATGCATATCGACAACGTGGAGCTGGCCGGGCAGATCCTGCGAGATACCGGGTTCGAGGTCATCTGTGAAGCTGATCTCCGCACCTGA
- a CDS encoding SDR family oxidoreductase has protein sequence MEHRTALVTGAGSGMGQAIAEDLARAGLRVALVGRDRGKLEAVQAGLGESGAACRVEPCDVADRSSVAGMVERVLDDFGGIDILVCNAGINIPKRSLEVLDPEDWDRLIATNLTGAYNLVHFVLPSMRRHRRGLIIQICSISGIRASVLGGTAYSASKFGQNALAWCIAQEEGKHGIRSTAIHPGEVETPILDRRPVPVGAERRAQILQPDDVARAVRFLAELHPRAHVPELIIKPTVDPFA, from the coding sequence GTGGAACATCGCACCGCATTAGTTACGGGAGCCGGAAGCGGTATGGGTCAGGCGATTGCCGAGGACCTGGCAAGGGCGGGGCTTCGGGTCGCGCTCGTCGGCCGAGATCGAGGCAAGCTGGAGGCCGTGCAGGCCGGTCTTGGCGAGTCAGGGGCGGCCTGCCGGGTCGAGCCGTGTGATGTGGCGGATCGGTCGTCGGTGGCCGGGATGGTGGAGCGAGTGCTGGACGACTTTGGAGGAATCGACATCTTGGTCTGTAATGCCGGAATCAATATCCCGAAGCGATCGCTGGAGGTGCTCGACCCGGAAGACTGGGATCGCCTGATCGCGACAAATCTGACCGGGGCCTACAACCTGGTTCACTTCGTGTTGCCGTCGATGCGACGTCATCGACGCGGATTGATTATTCAGATCTGTTCGATCTCCGGAATTCGCGCGAGTGTGCTGGGCGGCACGGCGTACTCGGCCTCGAAGTTCGGACAGAACGCCCTGGCCTGGTGCATTGCTCAGGAAGAGGGGAAGCACGGAATTCGATCGACGGCGATTCACCCCGGAGAGGTGGAGACGCCGATTCTCGATCGCCGTCCGGTGCCGGTGGGTGCTGAACGCCGCGCTCAGATTCTTCAGCCGGACGACGTGGCGCGAGCGGTCCGATTCCTTGCGGAGCTGCACCCGAGAGCCCACGTACCGGAACTGATCATCAAGCCGACGGTCGACCCGTTTGCCTGA
- a CDS encoding ABC transporter permease subunit: MKTLTIARATATQAIRQPAFIVLLAFASMILVTSVFLPYFTFGEDIKMYKDTGLTAITFFALLLALLTSSSAVAEEIEGKTAVTLLSKPVNRRQFILGKYLGIQLAVLALFLILGALFAGGVWYKYVYDLREGAGGTVDSALRAKQVLQVLPGLVLGFFEVTIITAISVAISTRLPMLVNLVVCISIFFLGRMTEVLVRQADAIQANELVKFMSRLFQWALPFLEFFNAGPAISTGVIIPWVGYVLPALIYCVLYSGAALLFAFLLFETRDVA, translated from the coding sequence ATGAAGACGTTGACCATCGCGCGGGCGACCGCCACCCAGGCGATCCGCCAGCCGGCCTTCATCGTGTTGCTGGCCTTCGCCTCGATGATCCTCGTCACCTCGGTGTTCCTGCCGTACTTCACGTTCGGCGAGGACATCAAGATGTACAAGGACACCGGCCTGACCGCGATCACCTTCTTCGCCCTACTCCTGGCCTTGCTGACCTCCAGCTCGGCCGTGGCCGAGGAAATCGAGGGAAAGACGGCCGTCACCCTGCTCTCGAAGCCGGTCAACCGCCGGCAGTTCATCCTCGGCAAGTACCTGGGCATTCAGCTCGCCGTGCTCGCCCTGTTCCTGATTCTCGGTGCGTTGTTCGCCGGAGGGGTCTGGTACAAATACGTTTACGACCTTCGCGAAGGGGCCGGCGGCACGGTCGACTCGGCCTTGCGGGCCAAGCAGGTCTTGCAGGTCTTGCCCGGCCTGGTGCTCGGCTTCTTCGAGGTGACGATCATCACCGCCATTAGCGTGGCGATCTCGACCCGATTGCCGATGCTCGTCAACTTGGTCGTCTGCATCTCGATCTTCTTCCTCGGCCGCATGACCGAGGTGCTGGTCCGCCAGGCCGACGCCATTCAGGCCAACGAATTGGTCAAGTTCATGTCGCGACTGTTCCAGTGGGCCCTTCCCTTCCTGGAATTCTTCAACGCCGGTCCGGCCATCTCGACCGGTGTGATCATCCCCTGGGTTGGCTACGTCCTTCCGGCCTTGATCTACTGCGTGTTGTATAGTGGAGCGGCGCTACTGTTTGCGTTCCTGCTGTTCGAGACCCGCGACGTGGCGTGA
- a CDS encoding ABC transporter ATP-binding protein has protein sequence MNWGDYHRLREVARIDGSRRGIIHAAGIVQALLLLALLFVIGVALAVIVVDPSSSVAQFRGAEGITLARIPLTPPTEAIPSSSEPSATVLQARKIAAQGMLSVILAVGLVILVGMTMLDSLRRWAIARLSARFAAGIRRQIHRQMYRFGQSSLPTEGMGPTLELFSQHVDDLRDGFRAGLDQRWRLPVTLAGLTLLGLALGGWLTLFLIILVTLLAFLVSSLIRRNAETAETADRNASMKMSLLQEDLGQIRTVRVFSIESVDNRRFDAHLEDYREADATRLRFDRDFGPGTTLLLGISGTLALGMIGFLLIAGRLELPAAILLPVTLALMVRCFTQINLMNQDRRRAARAASSVVSFLDRRPEILQVPNAKFLSPVRERIVLENVTVEGPTGRRLLEGVSLELAAGSKTAVMGRDEDSKQALVCLLPRLLDPRTGRVRMDGLDLREVTLESLRAQVATVFQSDLIFSDTVAFNIGLGDPSYDLPRLIDAAKQTHAHHIIQDLPEGYDTFVGPMGHYLRIDEQYRIALARAWLFDPSILIIEEPTFPIEDSIKPLIDDAIARLCQGRTVVFLAHRLSTIRACDRVVVLHNGRIEGLGTAKELQATSKLYRHLQYVEFNQFAAGGIEAGQM, from the coding sequence ATGAACTGGGGTGATTATCACCGCCTTCGAGAGGTCGCTCGGATCGACGGGTCCCGTCGTGGGATCATTCACGCGGCCGGAATCGTCCAGGCGTTGCTGCTTCTGGCCTTGCTGTTCGTCATCGGGGTGGCCCTCGCGGTCATTGTGGTTGATCCCTCATCCTCGGTCGCACAGTTCCGGGGAGCCGAGGGAATCACACTCGCCCGCATCCCCCTCACCCCCCCTACCGAGGCAATCCCCTCATCGTCGGAGCCATCCGCGACGGTCCTTCAGGCCCGGAAGATCGCGGCCCAGGGCATGCTCTCGGTCATCCTCGCCGTCGGCCTGGTGATTTTGGTCGGGATGACGATGCTCGACTCACTCCGGCGATGGGCGATCGCCCGGCTCTCGGCCCGGTTCGCTGCCGGCATTCGCCGCCAGATCCACCGGCAAATGTACCGATTCGGCCAATCTTCCCTCCCGACCGAGGGCATGGGGCCGACCCTTGAGTTGTTCTCCCAGCACGTCGATGACCTTCGCGATGGCTTCCGCGCGGGGCTCGACCAGCGTTGGCGATTACCCGTCACCTTGGCCGGCCTAACCCTGCTGGGACTGGCCCTTGGCGGATGGCTGACCCTCTTCCTCATCATCCTGGTTACCCTGCTGGCCTTCCTCGTCTCATCCTTGATTCGACGGAATGCGGAGACTGCGGAAACGGCCGATCGCAATGCGTCGATGAAGATGAGCCTCTTGCAGGAAGACCTCGGCCAGATCCGGACCGTTCGCGTCTTCAGCATCGAATCGGTCGATAACCGTCGATTCGATGCCCATCTGGAGGACTACCGAGAGGCCGATGCCACCCGACTCCGGTTCGATCGCGACTTCGGTCCGGGAACGACCCTCCTGCTCGGCATTTCCGGCACCCTCGCTCTGGGCATGATCGGCTTTCTCTTGATCGCCGGGCGGCTGGAACTCCCCGCTGCGATCCTCTTGCCGGTGACGCTCGCGTTGATGGTTCGTTGCTTCACTCAGATCAATCTGATGAACCAGGATCGTCGACGCGCTGCCCGAGCTGCCTCGTCGGTCGTCTCGTTCCTCGATCGCCGCCCCGAAATCCTCCAGGTCCCCAACGCCAAATTCCTCTCTCCCGTTCGTGAGAGGATCGTTCTGGAGAACGTGACCGTCGAAGGCCCAACCGGCCGCCGATTGCTCGAAGGGGTCTCGCTTGAACTTGCCGCCGGCTCCAAGACTGCCGTCATGGGCCGCGACGAGGACAGCAAGCAGGCCCTCGTGTGCCTACTCCCTCGACTGCTCGACCCCCGGACAGGACGGGTCCGCATGGACGGGCTCGACCTCCGCGAGGTCACGCTCGAATCCCTCCGGGCTCAGGTCGCCACCGTCTTCCAGTCCGACCTGATCTTCAGCGATACCGTCGCCTTTAACATCGGCCTGGGAGATCCCAGTTACGACCTCCCTCGCCTGATCGACGCCGCCAAGCAAACCCACGCTCACCACATCATCCAGGATCTTCCCGAGGGCTACGACACCTTCGTCGGCCCGATGGGCCACTACCTCCGGATCGACGAGCAATACCGGATTGCCCTGGCCCGCGCCTGGCTCTTCGATCCCTCGATCCTCATCATCGAGGAACCCACCTTCCCGATCGAAGACTCAATCAAACCTCTGATCGACGACGCCATCGCCCGGCTTTGCCAGGGACGCACAGTCGTCTTCCTTGCCCATCGCCTCTCGACCATCCGAGCCTGTGACCGCGTCGTCGTCTTGCACAACGGTCGGATCGAGGGCCTCGGCACCGCCAAGGAACTTCAAGCCACAAGCAAGCTCTACCGCCACCTTCAGTACGTCGAGTTCAACCAGTTCGCCGCGGGTGGTATCGAGGCTGGGCAGATGTGA
- a CDS encoding DUF6065 family protein, whose protein sequence is MDGDHSAQGEREDRLKIVAFERYGPVELALFPAPPRRRWMDDSAGRFAYRCLPLVMANQAGWLVRNPITFSLMWNGGPAATDIQILVPHGQHGFSTAFGPESVVESHFGEGIITFQLPYLFRTSAGYNLWVKGPANLVKDGIQALEGLVETDWTPAPFTMNWKLTRPYETVTFYEGEPICQLMPYPRGLIERFEPEVRDLADEPELASSYFDWHAKRGEFLVDRGVPGSEANRRDWQKDYYRGQFPAGDRAKDHQTALGTREFIRHEGSTRGSVPGAPHSKPASAPIPQGCPMSRGNTPQSSPKPPTDPSSTEDRG, encoded by the coding sequence ATGGACGGTGACCACTCAGCGCAGGGCGAACGCGAGGATCGCTTGAAGATTGTCGCGTTTGAACGGTATGGGCCGGTTGAGCTGGCGTTGTTTCCGGCACCTCCTCGACGGCGATGGATGGACGATTCGGCCGGGCGGTTCGCTTATCGGTGCCTGCCGCTCGTGATGGCGAATCAGGCGGGATGGCTGGTGCGCAACCCGATCACCTTTAGCTTGATGTGGAACGGAGGCCCGGCAGCGACCGACATTCAAATTCTCGTCCCGCATGGACAGCACGGTTTCTCGACTGCGTTTGGCCCCGAGTCGGTCGTCGAGAGCCACTTCGGCGAGGGGATCATCACGTTCCAGTTGCCGTACCTATTCCGGACGAGCGCCGGATACAACCTCTGGGTCAAGGGGCCGGCGAACCTTGTGAAGGACGGGATCCAGGCGCTCGAAGGGTTGGTGGAGACGGATTGGACGCCGGCGCCGTTTACTATGAACTGGAAGCTGACACGTCCTTATGAGACGGTGACCTTTTACGAAGGGGAGCCGATCTGCCAGTTGATGCCGTATCCAAGGGGCCTGATTGAGCGGTTCGAACCCGAGGTCCGGGATCTGGCCGACGAACCCGAGCTGGCCTCAAGCTATTTCGACTGGCACGCGAAGCGGGGGGAATTTCTGGTCGATCGCGGAGTGCCAGGCAGCGAGGCGAACCGCCGCGATTGGCAGAAAGATTACTACCGTGGTCAGTTCCCGGCCGGAGATCGGGCCAAGGACCATCAAACCGCGTTGGGCACCCGAGAGTTCATCCGGCACGAGGGGAGTACCCGCGGATCGGTTCCTGGTGCGCCGCACTCGAAGCCTGCATCGGCACCGATTCCGCAGGGATGTCCGATGAGTCGCGGAAACACACCGCAGAGTTCCCCGAAGCCCCCCACTGATCCGTCCTCAACCGAGGATCGGGGATAA
- the kdsB gene encoding 3-deoxy-manno-octulosonate cytidylyltransferase translates to MARECSRSDRLTTITGSGSVVAIVPARFASSRLPGKPLLAETGRPLIQHVVEAASRSRRIDRVIVATDDVRILDTVQRFGGEAVLTRDDHPSGTDRVAEVAAQLPHARIIVNLQGDEPEIEPEALDCVVDLLDQAPQIPMATLCTPIRDRETYLDPACVKVVRSADGRALYFSRRPIPCHRDGEPDPSVTPLAYLHLGLYAYRREFLLKLSQLPPSSLEQAERLEQLRVLELGESIAVGVVPAATAGIDTPEDYRRFLDRWRSREGRAA, encoded by the coding sequence ATGGCTCGCGAGTGTTCCCGATCGGATCGCCTGACGACGATCACCGGCTCAGGGTCCGTGGTGGCCATCGTGCCCGCTCGGTTTGCATCCAGTCGCTTGCCCGGGAAGCCCCTGCTGGCCGAGACCGGCCGCCCCTTGATCCAGCATGTCGTCGAGGCCGCCTCCCGATCCCGACGCATCGATCGCGTGATCGTTGCCACCGACGACGTCCGCATTCTCGACACCGTTCAACGCTTCGGCGGCGAGGCCGTCCTCACCCGAGACGACCACCCCAGCGGCACCGATCGCGTGGCCGAGGTCGCCGCCCAGCTCCCGCACGCCCGGATCATCGTGAACCTGCAGGGGGATGAGCCCGAGATCGAGCCCGAGGCCCTCGACTGTGTTGTCGATCTTCTCGACCAGGCCCCCCAGATTCCAATGGCCACCCTCTGTACGCCCATCCGGGACCGCGAGACCTACCTCGACCCCGCCTGCGTCAAGGTGGTCCGCTCTGCCGACGGTCGCGCCCTTTATTTCTCTCGACGCCCGATCCCTTGCCACCGAGATGGCGAGCCCGACCCGAGTGTCACTCCCCTGGCCTACCTCCACCTCGGCCTCTACGCCTACCGTCGCGAGTTCTTGCTGAAGCTCTCGCAGCTTCCCCCGTCCTCGCTCGAACAGGCCGAACGCTTGGAACAGCTCCGGGTACTCGAACTCGGCGAATCAATTGCCGTCGGCGTCGTTCCCGCCGCCACCGCCGGAATCGACACCCCCGAAGACTACCGGCGCTTCCTCGATCGCTGGCGATCCCGAGAAGGACGCGCCGCCTGA
- a CDS encoding acylphosphatase, with product MIRRRVFYEGRVQGVGFRATTCQLAANHSVGGTVRNLDDGRVELVVEGTEPEVEALLTAIRSALGRFIRDEWIEILPPGEPFSEFRVAY from the coding sequence ATGATCCGTCGTCGCGTCTTCTACGAGGGTCGGGTGCAAGGGGTCGGCTTCCGGGCCACAACCTGCCAACTTGCCGCCAACCATTCCGTCGGCGGCACGGTGCGCAACCTCGATGACGGGCGGGTCGAGCTGGTGGTCGAGGGGACAGAACCCGAAGTCGAGGCACTGCTTACGGCGATTCGATCCGCGCTGGGCCGCTTCATCCGGGACGAGTGGATCGAAATCCTTCCTCCGGGCGAACCTTTCTCCGAGTTTCGCGTAGCATACTGA
- a CDS encoding alpha/beta hydrolase produces the protein MTPETSLRPDPPGACLVLHGLGGGRHEFEPLLQALSSVGMPFEAPVYPGHEGPGPHMPRSTWPEWYDVVRARFDRLQQRHGSVAVIGFSTGGTLALHLAAESPVNRLALMAPFLAIRHRWFYGVRPEVYLDTVGRLFRRLPRRPSAVSDPIRRKEIERLIAFRTFNLDAARSAVALIRLVRNEAPQITTPTLIIQSRRDAIVDPIGAQWLDHHLGTSEADRKLVWLDRSDHLLAVDVERETVIRQTLEFLGLQLPAL, from the coding sequence ATGACTCCCGAAACCTCCCTTCGTCCTGATCCCCCCGGTGCATGTCTCGTCCTTCACGGGCTCGGGGGTGGTCGTCACGAATTCGAGCCCTTGCTTCAGGCCCTCTCCTCGGTCGGGATGCCGTTCGAGGCCCCCGTCTACCCTGGCCACGAAGGGCCCGGCCCGCACATGCCTCGATCCACCTGGCCTGAGTGGTACGATGTGGTCCGGGCACGCTTCGACCGGCTCCAACAACGTCACGGCTCGGTCGCAGTGATTGGCTTCTCGACCGGAGGCACGCTCGCCCTCCACCTGGCCGCCGAGTCCCCGGTCAATCGCCTCGCCTTGATGGCGCCATTCTTGGCAATCCGCCATCGCTGGTTCTACGGCGTCCGGCCCGAGGTCTACCTCGACACCGTTGGGCGATTGTTCCGACGGCTCCCGCGTCGCCCGTCGGCCGTCTCCGATCCCATTCGCCGCAAGGAGATCGAGCGGCTCATCGCCTTTCGAACCTTCAACCTCGACGCCGCCCGAAGCGCCGTCGCTCTGATTCGCCTCGTCCGCAACGAAGCCCCTCAGATCACCACGCCGACGCTCATCATCCAATCGCGCCGCGATGCGATCGTCGATCCGATCGGCGCGCAGTGGCTCGACCATCACCTTGGCACGTCCGAGGCCGATCGCAAACTCGTCTGGCTTGATCGTTCCGACCACCTTCTGGCCGTCGACGTCGAGCGCGAGACCGTGATCCGACAGACCCTTGAGTTCCTCGGGCTCCAACTGCCGGCCCTCTGA
- a CDS encoding Rad52/Rad22 family DNA repair protein, whose protein sequence is MTQYPDLFAALAAPFASHEVKVRPQAGRQLHYITARTAMNRLDSVLGPENWWDSYQPSEHSVLCTLTIRLPDGSTLSKSDAGGYAGMSDQGDDDKSGYSDAFKRAAVKFGVARYLYRDGVPEFVRERVAASAPAVAVASADASSPAVSETQESAPAPRSDRGERERSTRSETNGSSGIVGTPPRSGRALFAWVKDQEQRHEVGLLPYLNKWGKLQDYPGRMVDWDSEQVANAYQEAIRKIQASVPDRNEALEEALAN, encoded by the coding sequence ATGACTCAGTATCCTGACCTGTTCGCGGCCCTCGCCGCGCCTTTTGCGTCGCACGAAGTGAAGGTTCGCCCCCAGGCGGGCCGTCAGCTCCATTACATCACCGCTCGAACGGCCATGAACCGCCTCGACAGTGTGCTGGGGCCAGAAAACTGGTGGGATTCCTATCAACCCTCCGAGCATTCGGTGCTGTGCACCCTGACGATCCGGCTTCCGGATGGCTCGACCCTCTCCAAGTCCGACGCCGGCGGCTACGCCGGGATGTCTGACCAGGGAGACGACGATAAGAGCGGCTACAGCGACGCCTTCAAGCGAGCCGCCGTGAAGTTCGGCGTCGCCCGCTACCTCTACCGCGACGGCGTCCCCGAGTTCGTTCGAGAGCGGGTGGCTGCCTCGGCCCCTGCCGTTGCCGTGGCGTCGGCCGATGCCTCCTCTCCTGCTGTTTCAGAAACTCAGGAATCGGCGCCCGCTCCTCGATCGGATCGCGGCGAGCGTGAGCGATCGACGCGATCCGAGACCAATGGTTCCAGCGGCATCGTCGGCACTCCTCCTCGGAGCGGCCGAGCCCTGTTCGCCTGGGTCAAGGATCAGGAGCAACGACACGAGGTCGGCCTGCTCCCTTATCTGAACAAATGGGGCAAGCTCCAGGATTATCCCGGCCGCATGGTCGACTGGGATTCCGAGCAGGTGGCCAACGCCTATCAGGAGGCCATCCGAAAAATTCAGGCGAGCGTGCCCGACCGTAATGAGGCCCTTGAGGAGGCGCTGGCGAATTGA
- a CDS encoding S8 family peptidase, translating into MTGNRSRRNLRPGVESVEARCLLSVANPIHGLEPVPAKTTAAPDTSSAKVTSHDAIIGASATRALYGVSGAGLTAAVIDTGVNYDHPAFGGGFGSGKVVVAGHDFGEGDADPRESNGSHGTAVAGIIASRDPSAPGVAPEADIAALRVFGDNGRGSFDGIADSLQWVIDHHQEHNITVVNLSISDGKNYLSAPTLFASPVVKRIMSLIDQLEALRIPVVTAAGNSFSGQQGMGFTAIVDNTISVTGTDGTSRLAPDAQRLGREAGGKFATDLAAPGRDVMGPWESSFAPLDGTSFAAPLVTGSVLLLQELHLTRFGTLPTVDQIEGWLRDSATSMRDPATGFTIGRLNIPAAAAMVPSPRGSKPNQGAPVQTDPPPPPPAPMRPSTPVVQAPGSTTNRPSTPVAEPPASSGGSETPTNGSPSTPPPSNGSPSNGSGSPSGNEGSPISGPSTPVPPSEVPVVSTPAPQTPPPSSPGIPPASSPAAPSGPSDAITIGPEVPAIPPIVNPVVTDEAIEHLRGEGVDDADRPSGGTDSHRPAVDRVVTSEAGQRLAALFASGSAGLGVRAWNVARPDMPPVWSRAQILRSQRASTRATVRAHRIEAIRPVPEPVSRPLASRTTSV; encoded by the coding sequence ATGACTGGCAACCGCTCCCGCCGGAACCTTCGCCCTGGTGTTGAGTCTGTCGAGGCTCGATGCTTGCTCAGTGTGGCGAATCCGATCCACGGACTCGAACCCGTTCCTGCGAAAACCACTGCGGCTCCGGACACATCCTCGGCCAAGGTGACGTCGCACGACGCGATCATTGGGGCCTCGGCAACCCGAGCCCTTTATGGGGTTTCCGGTGCAGGTCTTACTGCGGCGGTGATCGATACAGGGGTCAACTACGATCACCCGGCCTTCGGTGGCGGGTTTGGATCGGGCAAGGTGGTCGTGGCCGGCCATGACTTCGGGGAGGGTGACGCCGACCCGAGAGAGTCGAACGGCTCGCACGGGACCGCCGTGGCCGGGATCATCGCGTCGCGCGATCCGTCAGCCCCCGGTGTGGCCCCAGAAGCGGACATTGCGGCCCTTCGTGTCTTCGGCGACAACGGCCGAGGGAGCTTCGACGGCATCGCCGATTCGCTTCAATGGGTCATTGATCATCACCAGGAACACAACATCACGGTGGTGAATCTGTCGATCTCTGACGGGAAGAACTACCTGTCGGCTCCGACCTTGTTCGCCAGCCCGGTCGTCAAGCGGATCATGAGCCTGATCGACCAGCTCGAGGCGTTGCGGATTCCGGTCGTGACGGCGGCGGGCAACAGCTTCTCGGGCCAGCAGGGGATGGGCTTCACGGCGATCGTCGACAACACGATCAGTGTCACGGGAACGGATGGCACCAGTCGACTTGCCCCCGACGCGCAGCGGCTTGGCCGGGAGGCGGGCGGGAAATTCGCGACCGACCTGGCCGCTCCTGGACGAGACGTGATGGGACCGTGGGAGAGCAGCTTTGCACCTCTTGATGGAACGAGCTTCGCGGCTCCGCTTGTCACCGGCTCCGTGCTTCTGTTGCAAGAGCTTCACCTGACACGATTCGGAACCTTGCCGACCGTCGATCAGATCGAAGGTTGGCTTCGGGACTCAGCGACATCCATGCGGGACCCGGCGACCGGGTTCACGATCGGTCGGCTGAACATTCCTGCCGCAGCGGCGATGGTTCCGTCACCTCGCGGCTCCAAGCCAAACCAGGGAGCGCCGGTTCAGACCGATCCGCCACCGCCGCCGCCAGCGCCCATGAGGCCCTCGACGCCGGTGGTTCAGGCGCCGGGGAGCACGACCAACCGCCCTTCCACGCCGGTGGCGGAGCCGCCGGCCTCGTCAGGAGGCTCCGAGACCCCGACCAACGGTTCCCCGTCGACGCCACCGCCCAGCAACGGATCGCCGAGCAACGGCTCAGGATCACCCTCGGGCAACGAGGGGTCGCCGATCTCCGGGCCAAGCACGCCCGTCCCGCCCTCCGAAGTCCCGGTCGTCTCGACCCCGGCGCCGCAGACACCCCCGCCGTCGTCACCGGGCATCCCACCGGCATCCTCGCCCGCCGCTCCTTCCGGACCGTCTGATGCGATCACGATCGGTCCCGAGGTTCCCGCGATTCCCCCGATCGTGAATCCGGTCGTGACGGATGAGGCGATCGAGCATCTTCGGGGAGAAGGTGTTGACGACGCCGATCGGCCGTCGGGAGGAACGGACTCGCATCGCCCGGCCGTTGATCGGGTGGTGACGAGCGAGGCCGGGCAGCGGCTTGCGGCCCTGTTTGCGTCGGGGTCTGCCGGGCTGGGTGTGAGGGCCTGGAATGTGGCTCGACCGGACATGCCGCCGGTCTGGAGCCGGGCACAGATTCTGCGGTCGCAACGGGCCTCGACCCGGGCGACCGTCCGGGCGCATCGGATCGAGGCGATCCGGCCTGTTCCGGAACCTGTGAGCCGTCCGTTGGCAAGTCGGACGACGTCGGTTTGA
- a CDS encoding group I truncated hemoglobin translates to MGDEPTLYERIGGEETLSRVIDDFYGRVTRDPDLSPFFRNASLEKLRRMQHEFIGAALDGPQQYTGLSLAHVHSGRGITVHHFNRFTQHLLETLRDLGVNEKEIEQVISRINMHVHDIVGGISSSD, encoded by the coding sequence ATGGGCGATGAGCCAACCCTGTATGAGCGGATCGGCGGTGAGGAAACCCTGAGCCGAGTGATCGATGACTTCTACGGTCGAGTCACCCGAGACCCGGACCTCAGTCCGTTTTTCCGCAACGCCTCGCTGGAGAAACTCCGGCGCATGCAGCACGAATTCATCGGTGCCGCGCTCGATGGGCCTCAGCAATACACCGGCCTCTCCCTCGCTCACGTTCACTCCGGACGGGGAATCACCGTCCACCACTTCAACCGATTCACCCAGCACCTGCTCGAAACCCTCCGTGACCTGGGGGTGAACGAGAAGGAGATTGAGCAAGTCATCTCTCGCATCAATATGCACGTGCACGATATTGTGGGTGGCATTTCCTCCAGCGACTGA